One Candidatus Fermentibacter sp. genomic region harbors:
- a CDS encoding outer membrane lipoprotein carrier protein LolA, with the protein MTTITILLAAACAASGPACGMLEKLESASLLSADFSQSDYWALTRETESSSGRLLLARDGRFLLDYADPEGRRMGFDGSVVYTVDPLYMQVLLDPSSEPASFTALLESAGDPGLATASRISGDTVFVDLEGEIGQGISRMSFAYLMSDSLPRVLSTYDGNGNRSTWTLRSVSVTGGDPGSSFDMVVPGGYEVLRAGDL; encoded by the coding sequence TTGACGACGATCACGATTCTGCTCGCTGCCGCCTGCGCCGCCTCCGGCCCCGCATGCGGCATGCTCGAGAAGCTGGAGTCCGCCTCCCTGCTGTCGGCCGATTTCTCCCAGTCCGACTACTGGGCGTTGACCAGGGAGACCGAATCCTCCTCCGGCAGGCTCCTGCTCGCGAGGGACGGGAGATTCCTGCTCGACTACGCCGATCCGGAGGGAAGGCGGATGGGTTTCGACGGATCGGTCGTATACACGGTGGATCCTCTCTACATGCAGGTTCTCCTCGATCCATCGTCGGAACCCGCCAGCTTCACCGCTCTCCTGGAATCCGCCGGCGACCCCGGGCTCGCCACCGCTTCGAGGATCAGCGGCGACACGGTCTTCGTCGACCTGGAGGGGGAGATCGGACAGGGCATCTCGCGCATGAGCTTCGCCTACCTGATGTCGGACAGCCTTCCCAGGGTGCTGAGCACGTATGACGGCAACGGCAACCGCAGCACCTGGACGCTCCGCTCCGTCTCCGTGACCGGAGGCGATCCAGGCAGTTCCTTCGACATGGTCGTGCCCGGCGGCTACGAGGTCCTGAGGGCCGGTGACCTCTGA